Within Staphylococcus sp. NRL 16/872, the genomic segment AAACAATCGCAGAAGAAAATAAATTAAGTGATTTATATCTTGAACAACTCGTAGGCCCTTTAAGAAATGCTGGATTAATTCGAAGTGTTCGTGGTGCTAAAGGTGGCTATCAACTAAGAGTACCATCTGACGAAATTACAGCAGGCGATATCATTCGCTTATTAGAGGGTCCTATTACAATTGTAGAAAGTATTGAATCTGAACCACCTGCTCAAAAACAATTATGGCTTCGCATGAGAGATGCCGTACGTGAAGTTTTAGATAATACAACGTTAAAATATTTAGCAGATTATATCGAAACTGATGATAAATTAGATGGATATATGTTTTATATTTAAATTTTTTAGCTAAAATATGTTTATTCATAAATTAAAGGTGGTAATTAAGTAATACATCTAGTCGATAACGTTTTGTTATCGTAGATAAAACAAAAATTAGTTATTAAATTATGCTTAAATTTGAAAGGAGAATTTCATTATGGGATTC encodes:
- a CDS encoding Rrf2 family transcriptional regulator yields the protein MKISTKGRYGLTLMISLAKREGQGCVSLKTIAEENKLSDLYLEQLVGPLRNAGLIRSVRGAKGGYQLRVPSDEITAGDIIRLLEGPITIVESIESEPPAQKQLWLRMRDAVREVLDNTTLKYLADYIETDDKLDGYMFYI